From Microbacterium invictum, the proteins below share one genomic window:
- a CDS encoding alpha/beta hydrolase fold domain-containing protein codes for MGSSSPPTPEHESDPGGLTNVAEFYRGEHPLDHPYVSPLFGKFMADFPPTILTAGTRDFLLSDTVRLHRTLLKAGVRAELHVWEGAPHGMFMGRAPEDRERVTQVRQFLEGVWGAHDTD; via the coding sequence ATCGGTTCGTCATCCCCGCCGACACCTGAGCACGAATCGGACCCGGGGGGGCTGACCAACGTTGCCGAGTTCTACCGCGGTGAACACCCGCTCGACCATCCCTACGTATCACCTCTGTTCGGAAAGTTCATGGCGGACTTCCCACCGACGATCCTCACCGCGGGCACTCGCGACTTCCTCCTCTCCGACACCGTGCGACTGCATCGCACGCTGCTCAAGGCGGGCGTGCGCGCCGAGCTGCACGTGTGGGAGGGCGCCCCGCACGGGATGTTCATGGGCCGCGCTCCCGAGGACCGCGAGCGCGTGACGCAGGTGCGGCAATTCCTCGAAGGCGTGTGGGGCGCCCACGACACCGACTGA
- a CDS encoding carboxylesterase/lipase family protein, with product MPHIEVLTTAGRVRGYVQGDVTAFLGIPYGADTRDHRFRPPLPVQKWEGVRDATSFGPACPQVVFTDEEDAAALRWLEHPVGGSPLEGGAVGEDCLRVNVWAPANHSESLPVLVWLHGGGFTNGSGNEGWFNGDRLAAAEDVVVVTVTHRLGVFGFLSLCDDSGEPITGSAKPGMLDIVLALEWVHDNIAAFGGDPSRVTIAGHSGGSGKVAALLAMPAAEGLFTRAIMQSGPVSRFPTAADSRVTTERVLEALGQPTLAELEQMSADDLLQGQAAAFAGLDGSFLLRMDSIPGFSPSLDDDLPAQPFDRDHLARLQLMIGFTAHEMASLLAGSSIFSRGMGRDQVIATLEHFAPGHSEAQYDAMALEAPTDPPHLLFVRILGAGGFAQETNKIMHAVVAGGGTVWHYRFDQTTDVLDGLLGACHGLEIPYVFGTTDRSPITGHTQGRETLSREMMHAWASFARDGVPEVRDDWVNWTPDSPSAYRFVIPADT from the coding sequence ATGCCACACATCGAAGTACTCACCACTGCTGGGCGCGTCCGCGGATACGTGCAAGGCGACGTCACTGCGTTCCTCGGCATCCCGTACGGAGCCGACACTCGAGATCACCGGTTCCGCCCTCCCCTGCCGGTTCAGAAATGGGAAGGGGTGCGCGATGCGACATCGTTCGGTCCGGCGTGTCCGCAGGTCGTGTTCACGGACGAGGAGGATGCCGCAGCCCTGAGATGGCTGGAACATCCGGTCGGCGGATCTCCGCTGGAGGGCGGCGCCGTCGGTGAGGACTGCTTGCGTGTCAACGTATGGGCGCCCGCCAACCACTCGGAATCACTCCCGGTGCTGGTCTGGCTGCACGGTGGCGGGTTCACCAACGGCTCGGGCAACGAGGGCTGGTTCAACGGCGACCGACTCGCCGCTGCAGAGGACGTGGTCGTGGTCACGGTCACCCACCGTCTCGGAGTGTTCGGCTTCCTCAGCCTCTGCGACGACAGCGGTGAGCCGATCACCGGGTCGGCCAAGCCGGGCATGCTCGACATCGTGCTGGCTCTCGAATGGGTGCATGACAACATTGCGGCCTTCGGTGGCGACCCGTCCCGCGTGACGATCGCCGGGCACTCCGGCGGGTCGGGCAAGGTTGCGGCCCTTTTGGCCATGCCGGCAGCCGAGGGCCTGTTCACGCGAGCCATCATGCAGTCCGGTCCGGTGAGCCGGTTCCCGACCGCGGCAGACAGCCGCGTCACGACCGAGCGCGTCTTGGAGGCGCTGGGGCAGCCGACGCTCGCCGAGCTCGAGCAGATGAGTGCGGACGATCTGCTGCAAGGGCAGGCGGCCGCATTCGCGGGTCTGGACGGCTCGTTCTTGCTGCGCATGGACTCGATTCCCGGGTTCTCGCCCTCTTTGGACGACGACCTGCCCGCTCAGCCGTTCGACCGTGACCACCTCGCGCGCCTGCAGTTGATGATCGGATTCACCGCCCACGAGATGGCGTCGCTCCTGGCCGGCAGCTCGATCTTCTCCCGAGGCATGGGCCGCGACCAAGTGATCGCGACACTGGAGCACTTCGCGCCAGGGCACAGCGAAGCGCAATACGACGCCATGGCGCTCGAGGCACCCACCGATCCGCCACACCTGCTCTTCGTCCGAATCCTCGGCGCCGGGGGGTTCGCACAGGAGACGAACAAGATCATGCACGCGGTCGTCGCCGGCGGCGGCACGGTGTGGCACTACCGATTCGACCAGACAACCGACGTCCTCGACGGACTGCTCGGCGCGTGCCACGGCCTCGAGATCCCGTATGTCTTCGGCACTACCGACCGCAGCCCGATCACGGGCCACACGCAGGGGCGCGAGACCCTGTCCCGGGAAATGATGCACGCGTGGGCGAGCTTCGCTCGCGACGGTGTCCCTGAGGTCCGGGACGACTGGGTGAACTGGACTCCCGACAGCCCGTCCGCCTATCGGTTCGTCATCCCCGCCGACACCTGA
- a CDS encoding MFS transporter: MADDSPFTVDPRGIAATTTAIPVQYTHGKPLRRYILWYTIVSLAITAVWGGALAILIPNQVQGLMFGSFFTGADAGVDLTALTNLRSDVAAGTATATADQQRLLGLLGQFEGARASALALVTSIGTIGTMLMQPIIGVFSDRTRSKWGRRAPWILYGGLLGALLLVAVRFAPTVAVLVVLWTLAQVVLNASSTPLTATMADRVPEDRLGTVSAMGGLGNFIGGILGGVAAGALFATIGLDVYLIIAFGVALAVVLFVLFTRDRSSKDLELAKFRWGAFFKGFLVPLLDRDFRWVWIARVLLLFGYGVSTALGLYMLQSYIHPAMSQADASATAPLITLVGLPFTVIALLTAGRLSDRLGRRKPFVIAASILMAVSMMIPLISPTLPGLFIQAIVAGIAFGIFLPVDQALFVDVLPDIEADAGRDLGIAGMATNLGQSLSPILAAQIVVLTGGYQLVWVAGIVLVAIAAVAILPVKGAR, encoded by the coding sequence TTGGCTGATGACTCGCCATTCACCGTCGATCCTCGTGGAATCGCGGCCACCACCACCGCCATTCCGGTTCAGTACACGCACGGAAAGCCGCTGCGGCGCTACATCCTCTGGTACACGATCGTCTCGCTCGCGATCACCGCGGTGTGGGGCGGCGCCTTGGCGATCCTGATCCCGAACCAGGTGCAGGGGCTGATGTTCGGGAGCTTCTTCACGGGCGCCGACGCCGGGGTGGATCTGACCGCTCTGACCAACCTGCGATCAGATGTCGCTGCCGGCACCGCCACCGCGACCGCCGATCAGCAGCGACTGCTGGGTCTTCTCGGCCAATTCGAGGGTGCCCGTGCCAGCGCGCTGGCGCTGGTCACCTCGATCGGCACCATCGGCACCATGCTCATGCAGCCGATCATCGGCGTATTCTCCGACCGCACCCGATCGAAGTGGGGGCGTCGCGCGCCGTGGATCCTGTATGGCGGCCTGCTCGGCGCACTGCTGCTGGTCGCGGTGCGATTCGCCCCCACTGTTGCGGTCCTCGTCGTGCTGTGGACGCTCGCCCAGGTTGTCCTGAACGCCTCGTCGACACCGCTGACCGCAACCATGGCAGACCGGGTTCCGGAGGACCGACTCGGCACGGTCTCCGCCATGGGCGGGCTCGGCAACTTCATCGGAGGCATTCTCGGCGGTGTCGCAGCGGGCGCCCTGTTCGCCACCATCGGCTTGGACGTGTACCTCATCATCGCGTTCGGAGTCGCGCTCGCGGTCGTGCTCTTCGTGCTGTTCACCAGGGATCGATCCTCGAAGGACTTGGAGCTGGCGAAGTTCCGCTGGGGCGCATTCTTCAAAGGCTTCCTGGTGCCGCTGCTGGATCGCGACTTCCGGTGGGTGTGGATCGCTCGCGTGCTGCTGTTGTTCGGGTACGGAGTGTCCACCGCGCTCGGACTCTACATGCTGCAGAGCTATATCCACCCGGCCATGAGCCAGGCCGATGCCAGCGCCACAGCCCCGCTCATCACGCTGGTCGGACTGCCGTTCACCGTGATTGCACTGCTCACCGCCGGGCGGCTGTCGGACCGGCTCGGACGTCGAAAGCCATTCGTCATCGCCGCATCGATTCTGATGGCCGTCTCGATGATGATCCCGCTGATCAGCCCCACCCTGCCCGGCCTGTTCATCCAGGCCATCGTGGCCGGGATCGCGTTCGGCATCTTCCTCCCCGTGGACCAGGCGCTCTTCGTCGACGTGCTTCCGGACATCGAAGCCGACGCCGGTCGCGACCTCGGGATCGCCGGCATGGCCACCAACCTCGGCCAGAGCCTCTCCCCGATCCTGGCCGCGCAGATCGTCGTCCTCACCGGCGGCTACCAGCTCGTGTGGGTGGCGGGCATCGTGCTCGTCGCCATCGCAGCCGTCGCCATCCTGCCCGTCAAAGGCGCCCGCTGA
- a CDS encoding TetR/AcrR family transcriptional regulator C-terminal domain-containing protein, giving the protein MADELGVDRKTVHYHVKDREELVLLVAQDVFTDELARVTVDPAADWREAIRSFAVAVRDASVAAGVNAALVQIDPDNDWEALAPAEAALRALLGAGFDELTSAQLLTTAGVLATGFARDLATERQAGPRAQRDAVKRALRAHSDGGLPALEHLVDNEAAIDAGNEASFQFALEIMVSGAEQILSRRGA; this is encoded by the coding sequence GTGGCCGACGAACTCGGGGTCGACCGCAAGACCGTCCATTACCACGTCAAGGACCGCGAAGAACTGGTCCTCCTCGTCGCGCAGGACGTGTTTACAGACGAGTTGGCCAGAGTCACTGTCGACCCGGCGGCAGACTGGCGGGAAGCGATTCGATCGTTCGCGGTCGCGGTCCGCGATGCCTCCGTCGCCGCGGGAGTGAACGCCGCACTCGTCCAGATCGACCCGGACAACGACTGGGAGGCACTCGCCCCCGCCGAAGCCGCACTGCGCGCGCTCCTGGGCGCCGGATTCGACGAACTCACGTCGGCGCAGCTGCTGACCACGGCCGGTGTTCTGGCAACCGGATTCGCGCGCGACCTCGCTACCGAGCGACAGGCGGGGCCCCGCGCGCAGCGGGATGCCGTCAAGCGAGCACTTCGCGCACATTCCGACGGCGGACTGCCCGCCCTCGAGCACCTCGTCGACAACGAGGCTGCCATCGACGCCGGCAACGAAGCATCCTTCCAGTTCGCACTCGAGATCATGGTGAGCGGTGCCGAGCAGATCCTCAGCCGCCGGGGGGCCTGA
- a CDS encoding SGNH/GDSL hydrolase family protein: MLDRYRHMVALGSSFAAGPGVQPIIDRAAMRSGRNYAHLVASSLGAELTDASVSGATTSTILHSPQRTLRRVFAQQIESVDESTDLVTITAGGNDLGYIGAVMRTAMLNRFAESGLIRPLAHRMQRRRPLALPDEAQVQAATDGLVEICREAQRRAPRATVLLVGYLPLFDETDAEATGFSPEQVAHFRDVDELLSRAYGEASRLTGARMVAASGYPSGHGVGSADPWVNGLQLWRSLASSFHPNAAGMRAVAVAILHHLDEYSVGSAINE; the protein is encoded by the coding sequence ATGCTGGATCGATACCGGCACATGGTCGCGCTCGGCAGCTCTTTCGCGGCAGGTCCCGGAGTGCAGCCGATCATCGACAGAGCGGCGATGCGGTCAGGCCGCAATTACGCCCACCTCGTCGCGTCGTCGCTGGGGGCGGAGCTCACAGACGCATCCGTCTCGGGCGCCACGACGAGCACGATCCTGCACAGCCCGCAACGAACGCTTCGCCGGGTGTTCGCCCAGCAGATCGAGTCGGTGGACGAGTCCACCGATCTGGTCACCATCACTGCGGGCGGCAACGACCTCGGCTACATCGGCGCTGTCATGCGCACTGCCATGCTCAACCGCTTCGCCGAGTCCGGCCTGATCCGCCCGCTCGCGCACCGGATGCAGCGCCGGCGTCCCTTGGCACTTCCCGATGAGGCGCAGGTCCAGGCGGCGACGGATGGTCTGGTCGAGATCTGCCGTGAAGCTCAGCGACGTGCGCCGCGCGCGACTGTCCTTCTCGTGGGCTACTTGCCGCTGTTCGATGAGACGGATGCCGAAGCCACGGGATTCAGCCCCGAACAGGTCGCTCATTTCCGGGACGTCGACGAGCTGCTCTCACGGGCCTACGGGGAGGCAAGCCGTCTGACCGGCGCGAGGATGGTGGCTGCTTCGGGCTACCCATCCGGCCACGGTGTGGGCTCAGCGGATCCCTGGGTGAACGGCCTCCAGCTGTGGCGATCCCTCGCGTCGTCCTTCCACCCGAATGCGGCGGGGATGCGTGCCGTCGCTGTGGCGATCCTTCACCACCTCGATGAGTACAGCGTCGGTAGCGCTATCAACGAGTGA
- a CDS encoding aminopeptidase P family protein codes for MTDGTPAPAPFTAADFAVRLKRAAQAADAADLTGLLLTPGPDLLYLTGYAPVAITERITMLVVPVEGDPTMIVPKLERPDAEASSGASVFGLTDWTDGSDPYHATAGLLGPGRYALSDSAWAMHLLGLQEQLPDTSYVSMTTALPMLRAIKDDDELERLAAAGAAADEAYREILKVRFAGRSETDIGHELAQLLRGFGHSQVDFTVVGSGPNGANPHHEMGDRIIEHGDMVVLDFGGLKHGYGSDTTRTVHVGEPTDEEREVHEIVRRAQQAGFEAVRPGAECQEVDRAARAVIADAGYGEYFIHRVGHGIGLTTHEPPYMVEGERQPMQPGMCFSIEPGIYLPGRFGVRIEDIVTVTADGGRRLNRTPHEMAIVG; via the coding sequence ATGACAGATGGAACACCGGCCCCGGCCCCGTTCACGGCGGCGGACTTCGCCGTGCGCCTGAAGCGCGCCGCCCAGGCTGCCGACGCCGCTGACCTCACCGGCCTGCTGCTCACCCCGGGACCCGATCTGCTCTATCTCACGGGGTACGCACCGGTGGCGATCACCGAGCGCATCACCATGCTGGTCGTCCCCGTCGAGGGCGACCCGACGATGATCGTCCCGAAGCTGGAACGCCCCGACGCGGAAGCGTCATCCGGCGCGTCCGTCTTCGGGCTGACCGACTGGACCGACGGCAGCGATCCCTACCATGCGACGGCGGGCCTGCTCGGACCGGGCCGTTATGCGCTCTCCGATTCGGCATGGGCGATGCACCTGCTGGGGCTTCAGGAACAGCTGCCCGACACATCGTACGTGTCGATGACGACCGCGCTTCCGATGCTGCGGGCGATCAAGGACGACGATGAGCTCGAGCGACTGGCAGCGGCGGGAGCAGCGGCCGACGAGGCCTACCGGGAGATCCTCAAGGTGCGCTTCGCCGGGCGCAGCGAGACCGATATCGGCCATGAGCTGGCGCAGCTTCTGCGCGGGTTCGGGCACTCGCAGGTCGACTTCACCGTCGTCGGCTCGGGTCCGAACGGCGCGAATCCGCACCATGAGATGGGCGACCGCATCATCGAGCACGGCGACATGGTGGTGCTCGATTTCGGGGGCCTCAAGCACGGCTACGGTTCCGACACGACCCGGACGGTCCATGTCGGCGAGCCCACCGATGAGGAGCGGGAGGTGCATGAGATCGTCCGCCGCGCGCAGCAGGCGGGGTTCGAGGCGGTGCGGCCCGGGGCCGAGTGCCAAGAGGTCGACCGTGCCGCGCGAGCCGTGATCGCCGATGCCGGGTACGGGGAGTACTTCATCCACCGGGTCGGGCACGGCATCGGGCTGACCACGCACGAGCCGCCGTACATGGTCGAGGGCGAACGGCAGCCCATGCAGCCCGGCATGTGCTTCTCGATCGAACCGGGCATCTACCTTCCCGGCCGGTTCGGCGTGCGCATCGAAGACATCGTCACCGTCACGGCCGACGGTGGGCGCCGGCTCAACCGGACCCCGCACGAGATGGCCATCGTCGGCTGA
- a CDS encoding PLDc N-terminal domain-containing protein produces MKKEMESPGISGKIALGLVGVVQVAFAFLAFWDLAHRDEGEVRGPKPAWIPVILVNWIGPAVYFVFGIRR; encoded by the coding sequence GTGAAGAAAGAAATGGAGTCGCCGGGCATCTCCGGCAAGATCGCACTCGGCCTCGTGGGAGTCGTCCAAGTCGCGTTCGCGTTCCTCGCGTTCTGGGACCTTGCGCATCGCGATGAGGGCGAAGTCCGGGGGCCGAAACCGGCGTGGATTCCGGTGATCCTCGTCAACTGGATCGGACCGGCCGTCTACTTCGTGTTCGGCATCCGGCGCTGA
- a CDS encoding LLM class flavin-dependent oxidoreductase, with product MSSARTIHHAPEALRGAAEAAEAAGVPELWLWEDCFRESAYASVAAALAWTERLHIGLGIAPIPLRNVAVTAMEIATIERMFPGRFFPGVGHGVLPWMEQAGVRAASPLTLMREYLPALRSLLAGEEVTVSGRYVSLDRVRLDWPPPAAPPVYSAGEGPKTLALTGELADGTILVSGFTPTQVGEHVRIVREAQSASGRSEDVIIVAYVTAAFGDGAEQRVSSELGDGEPVGERGVWGTPADVAGGVRRFAAVGVDAVILAPAAGEPDFLEFLRAVGEVARLA from the coding sequence CTGTCTTCAGCCCGTACCATCCATCATGCGCCGGAAGCGCTGCGGGGCGCAGCGGAGGCGGCCGAAGCGGCAGGCGTTCCCGAGCTGTGGCTCTGGGAGGACTGTTTCCGCGAGTCGGCCTACGCCTCTGTCGCGGCCGCGCTCGCGTGGACCGAGCGCCTGCACATCGGCCTGGGCATCGCGCCGATTCCACTGCGCAACGTCGCGGTGACGGCGATGGAGATCGCGACGATCGAGCGGATGTTCCCGGGACGGTTCTTCCCCGGCGTGGGCCACGGTGTCCTGCCGTGGATGGAGCAGGCCGGCGTCCGCGCCGCGTCTCCCCTCACGCTCATGCGCGAGTACCTGCCCGCGCTGCGATCGCTGCTGGCAGGCGAAGAGGTGACGGTCTCCGGACGCTACGTGTCCCTTGACCGGGTACGGCTGGACTGGCCGCCCCCGGCCGCGCCGCCGGTGTACTCCGCGGGCGAAGGCCCCAAGACGCTCGCGCTGACCGGCGAGCTCGCCGACGGGACGATCCTGGTCTCCGGTTTCACGCCGACCCAGGTGGGCGAGCACGTTCGGATCGTGCGCGAGGCCCAGTCCGCCTCGGGGCGTTCGGAAGACGTGATCATCGTCGCGTATGTCACTGCAGCGTTCGGCGACGGCGCCGAACAGCGGGTGAGCTCCGAACTCGGCGACGGCGAGCCTGTCGGCGAGCGCGGCGTGTGGGGTACGCCCGCCGATGTCGCTGGGGGCGTGCGGCGGTTCGCTGCGGTGGGGGTGGATGCCGTCATCTTGGCGCCCGCGGCGGGTGAGCCCGACTTCCTCGAGTTCCTCCGCGCGGTCGGCGAGGTCGCCCGGCTCGCGTGA
- a CDS encoding pyridoxamine 5'-phosphate oxidase family protein: MMTDAESPHLPGGDEDSSRFSLGEDECWALIEAAGLGRLAVIRSDGHPDIFPVNHHVHEGSILIRSARGSKLDIIAENPRVAFEVDGEDDASRWSVVVRGTAAQVTSEMELQRIGISQLASRTPTWKPFVVRIAADAVSGRRFDVSIETAGPVYAVPATGAIDISRSRSRADRPSPIPHFSPSRPNDGGTA, encoded by the coding sequence ATGATGACCGATGCAGAATCACCACACCTCCCCGGCGGCGACGAAGACAGTTCGCGCTTCAGCCTGGGTGAGGATGAGTGCTGGGCCCTGATCGAAGCGGCCGGACTCGGACGTCTCGCCGTCATCAGATCGGACGGGCACCCCGACATCTTCCCCGTGAACCACCATGTCCACGAGGGGAGCATCCTGATTCGCAGCGCGCGCGGGTCGAAGCTCGACATCATCGCCGAGAACCCGCGCGTCGCGTTCGAGGTGGACGGCGAGGACGACGCGTCGCGGTGGAGCGTCGTGGTGCGGGGAACCGCGGCGCAGGTGACGAGCGAGATGGAGCTGCAGCGCATCGGGATCAGTCAGCTGGCCTCGCGGACTCCGACCTGGAAGCCGTTCGTGGTGCGGATCGCCGCCGACGCCGTCAGCGGACGACGGTTCGACGTCAGTATCGAGACGGCCGGACCGGTCTATGCCGTGCCCGCGACAGGAGCGATCGACATCTCCCGCTCGAGGTCGCGAGCCGACCGCCCGTCACCGATCCCCCACTTCAGCCCGTCGCGCCCCAACGACGGCGGCACTGCGTGA
- the putP gene encoding sodium/proline symporter PutP, giving the protein MSDQIFTWLALGLYFAAMLLIGYLAFRRTTDHEDYMLGGRNLPPWVAALSAGASDMSGWLVMGLPGAIYVAGLIEAWIAVGLTIGAYLNWLLVAPRLRAYTEVSRNSITVPSFFENRLRDSSRLLRVLAGAVILVFFTLYISSGMVAGGVFFESSFNSEYLWGMALVAGVTLLYTLFGGFLGASFTDVVQGLMMVIALIVVPVAAVIAIGGFGEMGAAIDELAPNHLSLTGGAALTGGTLLAIISALAWGLGYFGQPHIIVRFMALRSPREAKTARRIGMTWMIVSLIGAVFSGLVGIAYMAQQGIDLGNPETVVLVMSQTLLHPFVAGLVLAAVLAAIMSTISSQLIVCSSALVEDLYKVMKKTPPEGKHMVMLGRLCVLGVGIVAALLAITPNDTILGLVSFAWAGFGAAFGPLILLSLFWTKLTNWGALAGMFVGAAGVFIWDAVWPEMYELLPAFIGALIVAVVVSLLTYRAGSERQSEILQEFSDTGTLLTVNGVGRAPRQVP; this is encoded by the coding sequence ATGTCCGATCAGATCTTCACCTGGCTCGCACTCGGGCTGTACTTCGCTGCAATGCTCCTCATCGGGTACTTGGCCTTCCGCCGGACGACCGACCACGAGGATTACATGCTCGGCGGGCGGAATCTTCCACCCTGGGTGGCGGCGCTGAGCGCCGGAGCTTCCGACATGTCGGGCTGGCTGGTGATGGGGCTGCCCGGCGCCATCTACGTCGCCGGCCTCATCGAAGCGTGGATCGCCGTCGGACTCACCATCGGCGCGTACCTCAACTGGCTGCTGGTCGCACCGCGGCTGCGTGCCTACACCGAGGTCTCGCGGAACTCGATCACGGTGCCGAGCTTCTTCGAGAACCGGCTGCGCGACTCGTCACGGCTGCTCCGCGTCCTCGCGGGCGCCGTGATCCTGGTCTTCTTCACGCTCTACATCTCGTCGGGCATGGTCGCCGGCGGCGTGTTCTTCGAGAGTTCGTTCAACTCCGAGTACCTCTGGGGCATGGCGCTCGTCGCGGGAGTGACGCTGCTGTACACCCTGTTCGGCGGATTCCTGGGGGCATCGTTCACCGATGTCGTGCAGGGGCTCATGATGGTGATCGCGCTCATCGTCGTGCCGGTGGCCGCGGTGATCGCCATCGGCGGCTTCGGCGAGATGGGCGCCGCGATCGACGAGCTCGCCCCGAACCACCTCTCGCTGACAGGCGGTGCGGCGCTGACCGGCGGCACGCTGCTCGCGATCATCTCGGCGCTCGCCTGGGGCCTGGGCTACTTCGGCCAGCCGCACATCATCGTGCGGTTCATGGCGCTGCGCAGCCCTCGAGAGGCGAAGACGGCTCGCCGCATCGGCATGACCTGGATGATCGTCTCCCTGATCGGCGCGGTCTTCTCCGGCCTGGTCGGCATCGCCTACATGGCACAGCAGGGCATCGACCTCGGCAACCCCGAGACGGTCGTGCTGGTGATGTCGCAGACATTGCTGCACCCGTTCGTGGCGGGCCTCGTCCTTGCCGCGGTGCTCGCCGCCATCATGAGCACGATCTCCAGCCAGCTGATCGTGTGCTCCTCGGCACTGGTCGAAGATCTCTACAAGGTCATGAAGAAGACGCCGCCCGAGGGCAAGCACATGGTGATGCTCGGCCGGCTCTGCGTGCTCGGCGTGGGAATCGTCGCGGCACTCCTCGCGATCACGCCCAACGACACGATCCTGGGCCTCGTGTCCTTCGCATGGGCGGGCTTCGGCGCGGCCTTCGGTCCGCTGATCCTGCTCAGCCTGTTCTGGACGAAGCTCACGAACTGGGGAGCGCTGGCCGGCATGTTCGTCGGCGCTGCCGGCGTCTTCATCTGGGACGCCGTCTGGCCCGAGATGTACGAACTGCTGCCCGCCTTCATCGGCGCGCTGATCGTCGCGGTCGTCGTGAGCCTGCTCACCTACCGTGCCGGGTCTGAGCGCCAATCCGAGATCCTGCAGGAGTTCAGCGACACCGGCACACTGCTGACGGTCAACGGCGTCGGTCGTGCTCCGCGGCAGGTGCCGTGA
- a CDS encoding FUSC family protein, translating into MRMTAVVRSAKRAPFLQVVKSAVATIGAWLLAGWLVPGPLPVFAAIAALLVVQPSVNQSLAKALERSVGVIVGVVIAMLLSLLLGQQSWVVLLAIVVAMLVAWAFRASPGTGNQVAISAMLVLALGSSSPQYAVDRIVETLIGAVIGIIVNVLIVPPVLVAPARRDVGLLARELAASLDRLAAALPATSSREQLHGLMVEARLLRPMKDAADASLAAGDESLTLNPRRSAHRDELRDLRALLERLTPVVTQVIGMTRAYSDHYDDGLSSEPTVRAIAEQLRRAAHDVRLAAQLGRAADVGDETSEIPALTAPLQVKPPASTHWILIGSLLEDLRRIHDELIAPV; encoded by the coding sequence ATGCGCATGACGGCGGTGGTTCGAAGCGCGAAACGCGCACCGTTCCTGCAGGTCGTCAAGTCTGCGGTGGCGACCATCGGCGCCTGGCTCCTCGCCGGATGGCTGGTGCCCGGACCGCTGCCGGTCTTCGCCGCCATCGCCGCGCTGCTGGTCGTGCAGCCGAGCGTGAACCAGTCTCTGGCCAAGGCGCTGGAGCGCAGCGTCGGGGTCATCGTCGGCGTGGTCATCGCCATGCTGCTGAGCCTGCTCCTCGGTCAGCAGAGCTGGGTCGTGCTGCTGGCGATCGTGGTGGCGATGCTCGTGGCGTGGGCCTTCCGCGCTTCTCCGGGCACGGGGAACCAGGTCGCGATCTCGGCGATGCTGGTGCTCGCCCTCGGCTCGTCCAGCCCGCAGTACGCGGTCGACCGGATCGTGGAGACGCTCATCGGCGCGGTCATCGGGATCATCGTCAACGTGCTCATCGTCCCGCCGGTGCTCGTCGCTCCGGCGCGCCGCGACGTGGGTCTGCTGGCGCGCGAGCTCGCCGCCAGCCTGGATCGGCTCGCCGCGGCACTGCCGGCGACGTCTTCACGCGAGCAGCTGCACGGCCTGATGGTCGAAGCGCGCCTGCTGCGCCCGATGAAGGATGCCGCGGATGCCTCCCTCGCGGCCGGTGATGAGTCCCTGACGCTCAATCCGCGCCGGTCCGCGCATCGCGACGAGCTGCGCGACCTGCGCGCGCTGCTGGAGAGGCTGACGCCCGTCGTCACGCAGGTGATCGGGATGACGCGGGCGTACTCCGACCACTACGACGACGGGCTGAGCAGCGAGCCCACCGTCCGTGCCATCGCCGAGCAGCTGCGCCGAGCCGCGCACGATGTGCGGCTGGCCGCGCAGCTCGGCCGCGCCGCCGACGTCGGCGATGAGACCTCCGAGATCCCGGCGCTCACGGCACCGCTGCAGGTGAAACCCCCGGCATCCACTCACTGGATCCTCATCGGGTCGCTGCTCGAGGATCTGCGCCGGATCCACGACGAGCTGATCGCGCCGGTGTGA